From the genome of Roseivivax sp. THAF197b:
CATCCGGGCCGAGGGTGTCTCTGTCGACTGGACCGCGCCTGCGACGCCGATCATCGTGATCGGGGGCGAGGTGCGGCTCGGTCAGGTCGTGCTGAACCTGATCACCAACGCGCTTGACGCAATGGCCGAAAGCGTCGAGCGGCGGCTGCGCATCCGCATCACCGAGGACGGGATGGGCCACGCGCTTCTGACCGTGCAGGACAGCGGCCCCGGCATTGAGGAGCCGGAACGCATCTTCGACCCGTTCTACTCCACCAAGGCCGTGGGCGCTGCGGAGGGGATGGGGCTGGGCCTGTCGATCAGCTACGGCATGATCCAGAGTTTCGGCGGCAAGCTGCGCGGTGCCAATGCCGAAGGGGGCGGTGCGATCTTCACGGTCGAGCTGACCAATGCGAAGGCTGCGGCATGACGGATACCGGCAAGAAGAAAACCGGCGTGACCCAGCTCTACCGAAAATCGGCGCACAGGCCCGTCACCGCTGGCATCGCTTCCGGCGCGCATCGGTCCGCGCGCAACGGGTGGAGAGCGCCATGACCCGCAACGTGCTTCTGGTCGATGACGACATGGCTGTGCGCGAGGCATTGGCCCAGACGCTCGATCTCGAAGGGTTGATCCCGATCACCGCCGGCTCCTTCGTCGAGGCCAAGGACCGGATCGGTGCGGATTTCGACGGCGTGATCCTGTCCGATATCCGCATGCCGGGCCGCGACGGCTTTCACCTTTTGGATTTCGCCCATGCCGCCGATCCCGAATTGCCGGTGATCCTTCTGACGGGCGAGGGCGATATCCCGATGGCAGTGCGTGCGATGGCGGCGGGGGCGTTCGATTTCCTGGAGAAGCCTTGCGCGCCGTCGGACCTTGTTGCGGTGATCGGTCGGGCGCTGACGACCCGTGCACTGGTTCTGGAGAACCGTCGCCTCAAGGCACAATTGGAGTCGGGCGATCCCGCCGCGCGGCTGATCTTCGGGCGCTCCGCGCAATCGGAAGCCCTGCGCGAACAGGTTCGGATCGCGGCGCGTTCAGGGGCCGCCACCCTGGTCAGCGGCGCGCCGGGCACGGGTATCCCGAAGATCGCGGAGGTGCTGCATCTGTGTTCCTCGCGCGCCAAGCAACCTTTCGAAAAGCGCGCCGCGCGCACGCTCGACCGGGCGGAGCTGGCGGATATCTGGTCACAGACGGCGCAGGGCACGCTCTTTCTCGACGAGATCGGGCAGCTTGGCCCCGATCTGCAGATGGCGCTCGCGGATGCGCTTGACGCGGGCGGGCCCGTTCTGGTCGCGGGCACGAGCGAACGGCTGGACCGCGCCGCGGCCGAGGGCCGCTTTTCCGCCGATCTCTATTACCGTCTCGAGGTCTGCCGCGTGGAGATCCCCACGCTGGCCGAGCGGCCCGAGGACATTCCCGTTCTCTTTCGGCACTACGTCGCGCAAGCGGCGGAGCAGGCTGGACTTCAGCCGCCCGAGATCACCGAGGCGGTCGATGCGGATCTGATGGCGCGCGACTGGCCGGGCAATGCCCGCGCCTTGATGTCGGAGGCGATGCGCTTTGCCCTGGGGCTGCGCGATGCGACCCCTGCGGAGACTGCGGGGCTTGGATTGGCCGACCGGATGGCGCAGGTCGAACGCTCTTTGTTGAGCGAGGCGTTGTCCCGGGCGAACGGGCAGGCGAGCCGCGCGGCGCAGGCGCTCAAACTGCCGCGCAAGACCTTCTACGACAAGCTCGCAAAATATGGGCTCAAGCCCGAGGATTTCCGCTAGGGCTTTCCGGCCGCAAGCGGAACGGCGCAGCGACGCCCCGGAGGGAACGGCCTGCCGCGATAGCGCGAAAG
Proteins encoded in this window:
- a CDS encoding sigma-54 dependent transcriptional regulator, giving the protein MTRNVLLVDDDMAVREALAQTLDLEGLIPITAGSFVEAKDRIGADFDGVILSDIRMPGRDGFHLLDFAHAADPELPVILLTGEGDIPMAVRAMAAGAFDFLEKPCAPSDLVAVIGRALTTRALVLENRRLKAQLESGDPAARLIFGRSAQSEALREQVRIAARSGAATLVSGAPGTGIPKIAEVLHLCSSRAKQPFEKRAARTLDRAELADIWSQTAQGTLFLDEIGQLGPDLQMALADALDAGGPVLVAGTSERLDRAAAEGRFSADLYYRLEVCRVEIPTLAERPEDIPVLFRHYVAQAAEQAGLQPPEITEAVDADLMARDWPGNARALMSEAMRFALGLRDATPAETAGLGLADRMAQVERSLLSEALSRANGQASRAAQALKLPRKTFYDKLAKYGLKPEDFR